A DNA window from Flavisolibacter ginsenosidimutans contains the following coding sequences:
- a CDS encoding Mut7-C RNAse domain-containing protein — protein sequence MKSDNKFIADVHLGKLAKGLRMAGFDVFYQTDCTNNELKTIAVQQNRVLLSRNAAFAKEAVIKTFILQSEDWFVQLQQVVEKFELRERFEPFTRCLACNGVLQSVSKEEIEPQLEENTRNYYNEFWQCCNCKRIYWKGSHYERMKKLISELKRSTEEK from the coding sequence GTGAAATCAGACAATAAATTCATTGCGGACGTTCACCTCGGCAAACTTGCCAAAGGCTTGCGCATGGCTGGCTTCGACGTGTTTTACCAAACCGATTGTACCAACAATGAATTAAAAACAATCGCGGTTCAACAAAACCGCGTGCTTCTTTCGCGAAACGCAGCTTTTGCGAAAGAAGCAGTTATCAAAACGTTCATTCTCCAAAGCGAAGACTGGTTTGTACAACTTCAACAGGTTGTTGAGAAATTTGAATTAAGGGAAAGGTTCGAACCGTTCACGCGGTGTTTGGCTTGCAACGGTGTTCTGCAAAGCGTTTCCAAAGAAGAAATAGAACCGCAACTGGAGGAAAACACCCGTAACTATTACAACGAGTTTTGGCAATGCTGTAACTGCAAACGCATCTACTGGAAAGGTTCGCATTACGAACGAATGAAGAAGCTGATTTCAGAATTGAAAAGATCAACGGAAGAGAAGTGA
- a CDS encoding PorV/PorQ family protein, whose amino-acid sequence MKKFFYLTALIFIATKVSLSQDILVFKGTVKCFFENDERASRGAKNVVVVPGFVPGKASLTNPQGYYELNTAAPLQKLEGKYVMLYYVSPCKTCEIKRNVFVSEDQIKQTSNTKLSYLTVETLQMKASCKNAEPKPLQSDSLYNVFARLPAQDLEKVSGFNVLTATPGVLNVLTNAVAVVTIGSGDADTSSIFPGKIKYGRFLAASAMNLSANTGFNFSPNRDFSEAVFWNAAALANSYQNTGVHFFGNFKNNYKFSAYRRLTDKLMLGAGGIYTQQDEIRLTTFGNSLTTQHLRNLKEYAVYLSPSYRLNSTMSLGVSGKFIGQSFNRPVRLLTVNNQVSAIDSNVNHHHFDVDVSFVYRPVTAFQIGVNLMNLAGTKLDADALPAKKKLVPVQQLRSFGLGLCYKWKQFNFGTDVLITQNDLYDVSLGVNYIPVNNVLLSGGYAFKQQSFSLGLRVKYFRIGYINDNGLLVNDKRKGKSGILNGQLYSGLSFTF is encoded by the coding sequence ATGAAAAAATTTTTTTACTTAACGGCCTTGATTTTCATTGCAACCAAAGTTTCGCTTTCGCAAGACATTCTGGTGTTCAAAGGCACGGTAAAATGTTTTTTTGAAAACGATGAAAGAGCCAGCCGGGGCGCAAAGAATGTTGTCGTCGTTCCAGGCTTTGTTCCGGGCAAGGCCAGCCTCACAAACCCGCAGGGGTATTATGAATTAAACACCGCTGCACCGCTGCAAAAACTCGAAGGCAAATACGTAATGCTTTACTATGTTTCGCCGTGCAAAACCTGCGAGATTAAACGAAACGTGTTTGTATCGGAAGACCAGATAAAACAAACGTCCAACACGAAACTTTCCTACCTCACGGTTGAAACGCTTCAGATGAAAGCCTCGTGCAAAAACGCTGAACCGAAACCTTTGCAATCGGACAGCCTTTACAATGTATTTGCCCGGTTGCCTGCCCAAGACCTTGAAAAAGTTTCGGGCTTCAACGTTTTGACAGCCACACCGGGTGTGCTGAATGTTCTGACTAACGCGGTAGCCGTTGTTACCATAGGCAGTGGCGATGCAGACACATCATCCATCTTTCCAGGCAAAATAAAATACGGAAGATTTTTGGCCGCATCAGCCATGAATTTATCGGCCAATACCGGTTTCAACTTCTCTCCTAACCGCGACTTTTCTGAAGCTGTTTTTTGGAATGCGGCGGCGCTTGCAAACAGTTATCAAAACACCGGCGTTCATTTCTTTGGCAATTTTAAAAACAATTACAAGTTTTCAGCGTATAGAAGATTGACAGATAAATTAATGCTTGGCGCAGGCGGTATTTACACACAGCAGGATGAAATCAGGCTGACGACTTTTGGCAACTCTTTAACCACACAACACCTGCGAAATTTAAAAGAATACGCCGTTTATCTCTCTCCTTCATACAGGCTAAACAGCACAATGAGTTTAGGTGTGAGCGGAAAATTTATCGGGCAAAGCTTTAACCGGCCCGTTCGGCTTTTAACGGTGAATAACCAGGTGTCAGCCATTGATAGTAACGTAAATCACCATCATTTTGATGTGGATGTTTCATTTGTTTATCGTCCTGTAACTGCTTTTCAAATTGGCGTAAACCTTATGAACCTCGCCGGAACAAAGCTGGATGCTGACGCCTTGCCGGCAAAAAAGAAGCTTGTGCCGGTACAGCAACTGCGTTCCTTTGGGTTAGGCCTTTGCTACAAATGGAAACAGTTCAACTTTGGAACGGATGTGCTTATCACGCAAAATGATTTATACGATGTTTCGCTTGGCGTAAATTATATCCCCGTCAACAACGTGTTGTTAAGCGGCGGTTACGCTTTTAAACAGCAAAGCTTTTCGCTTGGCTTGCGGGTAAAATATTTTCGCATCGGTTATATAAACGACAACGGCTTGCTTGTAAACGACAAGCGCAAAGGCAAGTCTGGAATTTTGAATGGCCAGCTTTATTCCGGTTTGTCGTTTACGTTCTAA
- a CDS encoding phage tail protein: MGNYPLSKYHFRVEWGGAQISFSEVGGLSMEIAVVEFREGSSPDQSAIKMPGLRKFTNIILKRGVKKADNDFFNWINSVRQNTVERRDIVISLLNEAHEPVAVWKVHNAWPCKYEVGAFNAASNDVLMETLELAHEGFILT; the protein is encoded by the coding sequence ATGGGAAATTATCCGTTATCAAAATATCATTTCAGAGTAGAGTGGGGCGGTGCGCAAATTAGTTTTTCGGAAGTCGGTGGACTGTCAATGGAAATCGCCGTAGTCGAATTCCGCGAAGGCTCGTCGCCGGATCAATCGGCGATTAAAATGCCCGGCCTGCGCAAGTTTACCAACATCATATTGAAACGCGGCGTAAAAAAAGCCGACAATGATTTTTTTAACTGGATAAATTCGGTGCGGCAGAATACCGTTGAGAGAAGAGACATTGTTATTTCATTATTGAACGAAGCCCACGAGCCGGTTGCCGTTTGGAAGGTGCACAATGCCTGGCCCTGCAAATACGAAGTCGGTGCATTCAACGCGGCAAGCAACGATGTACTTATGGAAACGCTTGAACTTGCGCACGAAGGATTTATCCTGACTTGA
- a CDS encoding aconitate hydratase gives MLFDLDLIKRVYDELPSKVLAARNLLKRPMTLAEKILYAHSFKPATRVFERGKDYVDFAPDRVAMQDATAQMALLQFDTCGRDRVAVPSTVHCDHLIQAKVGAEQDLSTAIDTNREVYDFLASISNKYGIGFWKPGAGIIHQVVLENYAFPGGMMIGTDSHTPNAGGLGMIAIGVGGADAVDVMAGLPWELKMPKLIGVKLTGKMSGWTSAKDIILWVAGQLTVKGGTGAIVEYFGEGADSLSCTGKATICNMGAEIGATCSLFAFDDKMAAYLSATGREEVATAANRVREHLRPDEEVYANPTKYYDQVLELNLAELEPYVNGPFTPDLATPISKMAEAVAAHGWPDEVEVALIGSCTNSSYEDISRSASIAAQAKAKDLKTASEFTITPGSEVVRYTIEKDGYLGTFDEIGGVVLANACGPCIGQWARHIDDPTRKNTIVTSFNRNFAKRNDGLASTHAFVASPEIVTAYAIAGRLSFNPLKDKLTNEKGEEVMLDEPKGFELPPRGFSVEDPGYQAPAASGVGVKVEVSPSSQRLQLLSPFPAWEGTDLTSLRLLIKVKGKCTTDHISMAGPWLKFRGHLDNISNNMLIGAVNFFNGQTDSVKNSLTGEYGPVPATQRQYKAKGIGTVVVGDENYGEGSSREHAAMEPRHLGVRVIVVKSFARIHETNLKKQGMLGLTFANKDDYDKILEDDLFDITGLTDFAPGKQLTMVLRHADGTSDKIKLNHTYNEQQIEWFKAGSALNLIRKQFGKL, from the coding sequence ATGCTTTTTGACCTGGATCTCATCAAAAGAGTTTACGACGAACTTCCTTCCAAAGTACTTGCCGCCCGTAACCTGTTAAAGCGGCCCATGACCCTCGCCGAAAAAATTTTATACGCCCATAGCTTTAAGCCGGCTACCCGCGTTTTTGAACGCGGAAAAGACTACGTGGACTTTGCACCTGACCGCGTAGCCATGCAGGACGCAACGGCGCAGATGGCGCTTCTTCAATTTGATACCTGTGGACGCGACCGCGTGGCCGTGCCTTCTACGGTGCACTGCGATCACTTGATACAAGCCAAAGTGGGAGCGGAGCAAGACCTGAGCACCGCCATTGATACCAACCGCGAGGTATATGATTTTCTGGCTTCAATCTCCAATAAATACGGCATTGGCTTTTGGAAACCCGGCGCAGGCATTATTCACCAGGTTGTCTTGGAAAATTATGCCTTCCCCGGCGGCATGATGATCGGAACTGATTCGCACACACCAAACGCCGGTGGTCTTGGCATGATTGCCATTGGTGTTGGCGGAGCGGATGCCGTGGACGTGATGGCCGGCCTGCCGTGGGAATTGAAAATGCCCAAATTGATTGGTGTAAAACTCACCGGCAAAATGAGCGGCTGGACATCGGCAAAAGACATCATTCTTTGGGTGGCCGGACAATTGACCGTAAAAGGCGGCACAGGCGCAATTGTTGAATATTTTGGCGAAGGTGCGGACAGTTTAAGCTGCACCGGCAAAGCCACCATTTGTAACATGGGTGCAGAGATTGGCGCGACGTGTTCGCTATTTGCCTTTGACGATAAAATGGCGGCCTACTTAAGCGCAACGGGCCGCGAAGAAGTGGCGACCGCAGCCAACCGGGTTCGTGAACACTTGCGTCCCGATGAAGAAGTTTACGCAAATCCCACAAAATATTACGACCAGGTTCTTGAACTGAATTTGGCTGAACTGGAGCCTTATGTAAACGGTCCGTTTACGCCAGATTTGGCGACGCCCATTTCGAAAATGGCCGAAGCCGTTGCCGCACACGGATGGCCCGATGAAGTAGAAGTAGCTTTGATTGGTTCCTGCACCAACTCGTCTTACGAAGACATCAGCCGCAGCGCTTCCATTGCTGCGCAGGCAAAAGCGAAAGATTTGAAAACAGCCAGCGAGTTTACCATCACGCCCGGTTCGGAAGTAGTGCGTTACACAATCGAAAAAGACGGTTACCTGGGCACTTTCGACGAAATCGGTGGCGTGGTTTTGGCCAACGCCTGTGGTCCCTGCATCGGTCAGTGGGCACGGCACATTGACGACCCAACCCGCAAGAATACCATCGTTACTTCTTTCAACAGAAATTTTGCCAAGCGGAACGACGGTCTTGCCTCCACACACGCTTTTGTGGCTTCGCCAGAAATTGTGACGGCTTATGCCATTGCCGGAAGGCTTTCGTTCAATCCTTTGAAGGATAAATTGACGAACGAAAAAGGAGAGGAAGTGATGCTTGACGAACCCAAAGGCTTTGAACTTCCGCCCCGCGGATTTTCGGTTGAAGACCCGGGCTATCAGGCGCCGGCAGCGAGTGGCGTTGGTGTTAAAGTGGAAGTCAGTCCTTCGTCGCAACGCCTGCAATTATTAAGTCCTTTTCCTGCATGGGAAGGAACGGATCTAACCAGCCTTCGTCTTCTAATTAAAGTAAAAGGTAAGTGCACTACCGACCACATTTCAATGGCGGGTCCCTGGTTGAAATTCCGTGGTCATTTGGACAACATCTCGAACAACATGCTTATTGGCGCCGTGAATTTTTTCAACGGACAAACGGATAGCGTGAAGAATTCATTGACCGGCGAATACGGTCCTGTGCCGGCTACGCAGCGTCAGTACAAAGCAAAAGGCATCGGTACCGTCGTGGTGGGCGATGAAAACTACGGCGAAGGTTCATCGAGAGAACACGCTGCAATGGAGCCGAGGCATTTGGGCGTAAGAGTCATTGTGGTGAAAAGCTTTGCCCGTATTCACGAAACAAACCTGAAAAAGCAGGGAATGCTCGGTCTGACCTTTGCCAACAAAGACGATTACGACAAAATTCTGGAAGACGATTTGTTTGACATTACCGGACTTACCGATTTTGCGCCGGGCAAACAATTAACAATGGTGCTTCGTCATGCCGACGGCACATCGGACAAAATCAAACTCAATCATACCTACAACGAGCAGCAGATTGAATGGTTCAAAGCCGGTAGCGCCCTGAACCTTATTCGCAAGCAGTTTGGTAAACTTTAA
- a CDS encoding PspC domain-containing protein, giving the protein MENAYIRFVNRFKNFIEWKAFGVCSAIGEKMGIATSRIRMWFMYISFLTLGSPIIIYMILAFWMNIKRYILAARRNPLRYL; this is encoded by the coding sequence ATGGAAAACGCCTATATTCGTTTTGTGAACCGCTTCAAAAATTTTATCGAATGGAAGGCCTTTGGCGTTTGTTCAGCCATCGGCGAAAAGATGGGCATTGCCACTTCCCGCATCCGCATGTGGTTTATGTATATTTCCTTTCTTACGCTCGGTTCGCCCATTATTATTTACATGATTCTCGCTTTTTGGATGAACATAAAACGTTACATCCTCGCCGCAAGACGAAACCCGTTGCGATATTTATAG
- a CDS encoding 2OG-Fe(II) oxygenase, which yields MNFINQSVEELHALAKAKHKEYAEAEPFPNIYFDNFFNEEMLEKVLAEFPDLKAKPMLEYDEPGQIKKATQGEYRFGEYTKAFAHFLNSQPFLEFLTHLTGIETILPDAYFEGGGFHQILPGGYLKIHSDFNKQRWSKLDRRLNVLVYLNKDWQEEWGGHFELWDKDMQACRKRLLPVFNRMAIFSTTTFSYHGHPDPLKCPADRSRKSFALYYYTNGRPEEEIAHGFEDHSTIFKDRPGAMNEVKARVTAKDLVKGVVKQITPPLIWNVAKKMVK from the coding sequence ATGAATTTCATTAACCAGTCTGTTGAGGAATTGCACGCTCTTGCCAAAGCAAAACATAAAGAATACGCAGAAGCTGAACCTTTCCCTAATATTTATTTCGATAATTTTTTCAATGAAGAGATGTTGGAAAAAGTGCTGGCCGAATTTCCCGACTTGAAAGCAAAGCCGATGCTTGAGTATGACGAGCCCGGACAAATAAAGAAAGCCACGCAAGGCGAATATCGTTTTGGCGAATACACCAAAGCCTTTGCGCATTTTTTAAACTCGCAGCCTTTTCTTGAATTTCTTACGCATTTAACTGGAATTGAAACCATTCTTCCAGACGCTTATTTTGAAGGCGGAGGTTTTCACCAGATTTTACCCGGCGGTTATTTGAAAATTCACTCAGATTTTAATAAGCAACGTTGGAGCAAGCTTGATCGGCGCCTGAACGTACTTGTTTATTTAAACAAGGATTGGCAGGAAGAGTGGGGCGGACATTTTGAATTGTGGGATAAAGACATGCAAGCGTGCCGGAAAAGACTGCTGCCTGTTTTTAACCGTATGGCTATTTTTTCCACAACCACCTTTTCATACCACGGTCATCCCGATCCGTTGAAATGTCCAGCCGACAGAAGCCGTAAATCGTTTGCACTTTATTATTACACAAACGGTCGCCCGGAGGAAGAAATCGCCCACGGATTTGAAGATCACTCCACAATATTTAAAGACCGTCCCGGCGCAATGAATGAAGTGAAGGCCCGTGTTACCGCGAAAGATTTAGTCAAAGGCGTTGTAAAGCAAATAACCCCGCCGCTCATTTGGAACGTAGCAAAAAAAATGGTGAAGTAG
- a CDS encoding DoxX family protein, with translation MNYLQRVEHWGDTHHPKYLDLLRIVLGVFLLFKGIEFARNSTTLNELISQQVPFSSLLLVLLGHYVIFAHIMGGFLLALGLLTRLACLIQIPILIGAIVFVNVDLTNHFSEIILSIAILGLLIYFTVIGSGPWSLDRVMERDEEERQSRNLRT, from the coding sequence ATGAATTATCTGCAACGCGTCGAACATTGGGGCGATACCCACCACCCCAAATACCTCGATCTTTTGCGTATTGTTTTGGGAGTCTTTCTTCTCTTCAAAGGCATCGAGTTTGCCCGCAATTCCACTACGTTAAATGAACTCATTAGCCAGCAAGTGCCTTTTAGTTCCCTTCTTCTTGTACTGCTTGGACATTACGTAATTTTTGCGCACATCATGGGGGGATTTCTGCTGGCGCTTGGTTTGCTTACGCGGCTTGCCTGCCTAATTCAGATTCCCATTTTAATCGGGGCCATTGTCTTTGTAAACGTTGATCTGACCAACCATTTTTCGGAAATCATTTTGTCAATTGCCATACTTGGCCTGTTGATTTATTTTACGGTTATCGGAAGCGGGCCCTGGTCGCTCGACCGCGTAATGGAAAGGGACGAAGAAGAAAGGCAATCGCGAAACCTTAGAACGTAA
- a CDS encoding TMEM175 family protein — MGKGRLEAFSDGVLAIIITIMVLEMKVPHGTSWDSLKPLLPVFVSYLLSFIYVGIYWNNHHHMLQAVHSINGGVLWANSHLLFWLSLTPFVTGWMGENHFATLPVALYGFVLMMCGVAYYFLAHCLIDLHGKNSNFSKALGNDRKGKLSVVIYAAGIGLCFVHPMIGFTLYVLVAMMWVIPDKRFESKGAV, encoded by the coding sequence ATGGGAAAAGGAAGACTTGAAGCCTTCAGCGACGGCGTGCTGGCCATTATCATCACCATTATGGTTCTGGAGATGAAAGTACCGCACGGTACTTCATGGGATTCGCTTAAGCCGCTGTTGCCGGTATTTGTCAGCTATCTTCTGAGCTTTATTTACGTGGGCATTTATTGGAACAATCACCACCACATGTTGCAGGCTGTGCACAGCATTAACGGCGGTGTGCTGTGGGCGAATTCGCATTTGCTTTTCTGGCTTTCGCTTACACCTTTTGTTACGGGTTGGATGGGTGAAAATCATTTCGCCACTTTGCCTGTGGCCTTGTACGGCTTTGTGCTAATGATGTGCGGCGTTGCTTATTATTTTTTAGCACACTGTCTTATTGATCTTCACGGCAAGAATTCAAATTTTAGCAAAGCACTGGGCAATGATCGCAAAGGAAAATTATCCGTGGTTATTTATGCGGCCGGCATTGGGCTTTGCTTCGTTCATCCAATGATTGGCTTTACGCTTTACGTTTTGGTGGCGATGATGTGGGTTATACCCGATAAAAGGTTCGAAAGCAAGGGCGCCGTATAA